AGAGTAATCATATTACTCGGCTTCCTTAGGGAGCCGGAAGTTTGCCCTAGCCGCCTCTGTTCTCTTCCTTGCGCGCGAGATCACGGCGCCCCGCCGCCGATCCTCCATCTTCAAACCACGTCCAACCATCACCCATTCGTACAACCTTCGATCCATCAGAGGGAGAGCACCGGTCCATACCAGCTCAATTCCTTGCTACTGATCCAGATACTCGCTGAAATGAACAAGAATCGGTTGGAAACAAGCTTTTGGGTGATTCTCCCTCCCAGTGTTTAAATGAGAAACGTTTCAAGGTTATTCAGGGTGAAATGTTACTAGTTTTTTCAGCATCTGGTTGAGATTCAATGCTCAGAACTAGAAATGTTTGACCCATCCAAACGGGAAGCCTATTTGGGTTACTTGAGTCTGTAAGCGAAAAGATCCATCAGCAGGAGTCGTCATTCTTACCCTTGGTTATATTATATTTTTTTCAAGAAATTGGTGGGGATATTCAGAGTTGAAACTGTTTGTTGATTGCCTTGAAAGTTTATATAAACTTCCAGATGATTATTTTGTGACTTGACAATGACATATAGCAAGAAATGTTGTGACCTCATCATTTCTTCTAAGAAGAATTGTTGAACATTGTGACATACTCTGGATAGACAATACCTAGATTTTCTTTACCTTGAACAGCTTTGAGGTCTATCCTGAGCTGGAGGCTAGGAATCGTATAAATCTTCCTCCATTGTGCCCAAAGGTATTTGATTTCCTTAGTAGATTCTTTTactgttgtttttttttcttgttctaCATATATCTGTCAACATGTAGTGAACATTTGCATTGTGCTCCGTGATAGGGAGGCTGTACAAGTGCTTCTTTTCAGTTCGTAGAAGGTAGCACCATTTGCCATGATTACCAAGAAATCAAAATTCAAGAGAATGTACAGCTTCTTGGTATTGGGTCTATACCCCGCTCCATGCCTGTAATTTTGATGGATGACCTTGTTGATAGCATTAAAGCTGGAGGTAAGCAGCCTCTTTGTGATTTATCCATAGGATCATGTGGAACGACTATTGGTATTATTTTGTCCTCCATGTCCTCAGTCCTTATCCTGCATATTAGGCAAGTCTATGTGTGATTAGCTATGATTAGCATCTGCTATGTATACTTGATTGTATTCCTTGTGTTCCCAGCcatattggctatatatatgaaggtcacccccccatattgggtgtgaggtgtgtctctacatggtatcagccTATCAGATCCTATTTTCCTGTCCTTTTCTCTCGTGCGACTCTCCCTGATCGCACCTTCCCCACGCGCGACCCTTCCTGCTCGCGCAGCAGCCCAACGCGCGCGTCTCCCTCGTGTCCGTCCACCCTCACCAGCTATTCTACTCCCTCTCTCATCTCcgatggcctcctcctcctcggccaccAGTGCCGACACCCTGCCCGCGACAGGCACTCCAACCATGGCTGCCATGAGCACCGGCGCTGCTGCCCTGATCGTGGCTCACAACTACGCCACATTCAATGTCAAGTCCCACATCCCATTCACGCTGGACCTGCAATCCAACTACTCCAAGTGGGCGTTCTTCTTCAAGTCGCcgtgcggcaagttcggccttcgCTCGCACATCGATGGCTTTGCTCCCCCTCGTCCTGATGATCCTCAGTGGGTTGCCGCGGAGTGCTGCGTCCGGGGCTGGATCTCCGGCTCCGTCGACGACTCCGTCCTCGACCTCGCCATGGACGGTGCCGATCCCACTGACCGTGATCTGTGGGTGGCCATTGAAGGGATCTTCCGCGCCAACCGGGAGCCACGCGCCATCTTCCTCAACGAATTTCACTCCATGGTGCAAGGTGACAGCACCATATCGGCGTACTGCCAGCGGCCGAAGATCAAGGCCGCCGCTCTTCGCGACGTCGGCCATCCTGTTCAGGACTCGCAGCTCGTCCTCGCCCTTCTACGTAGCCTCAATCCTCGCTTCTCCAACACCGCCGACGACATCGCCAACTCCGCTGTCCTTCCCACATTCGCCAGGGCCCATGACATGCTGGCCCTAAAGGAGCTCCGTCTCGCCAATGACGAAAAGACGGTCGCCAGCACCGCCCTCCTCACCACCGCCAGCTCTGGCTGCACCAGCCTGGGCGGGTGCCGTGCTCTCACTGCAACAGCCAACTTTGGAGGTCCACACAACCCACACGTGACCGGCTATGGCAGCACcaagggcggcggcggtggcaacaGCAGCGGCAGCAAGGGCAAGGGCCGGTGCTGGAACAGCGGCTCTACGCAGCAGCACGGCGGCGTTGGCCAGACTGGTCAATACGAACCCATGGGCCCCTGGCTTTGCTACAATCCATGGGCGCCACAGGGCCCTCCTTCGGCTCAGCAGGCCGGCTAGCACCCAGGCGTGCTTGGCGCCCCTCCTCCTTAGGCTCACACGGCCTTCGCGCCTATGCAGCCCCCCACGACATTTGCGCCGCTCCACGCCTCTCAACCAGCTCCCATGTGGAACCAGGATGGTCTTGTCGCTGCACTCAATCAGATGCATCTCCAGGGCCAGCATCCCTGGGTCCTGGATTCCGGCGCCTCCTCCCACATGAGCTCCTCGGATGGTATACTCctctcgtcatcctcctcctcactCTTCCATTATAGTTGGCAATGGTGCACATCTTCCTATTTCATATCGTGGCAAGTCTGTTCTTCATACACCAGCGTCCAATTTTCATCTAAATAATGTATTAGTTGTCCCATCTCTAGTCCGCAATCTGCTATCTGTCCGTCAATTTACTAGGGACAACAACTGCTCTATAGAATTTGACGCTCTTGGTTTTTCTGTCAAGGATATCCCGACCCGACGCGTGATGCTTCGCTGCAATAGTGCTGGTGATCTTTATACCTTCCCTGCTGCATCTTCCGCTCCACACGCCAGCATTGCCATCTCCACCGACCTCTGACATCGCCATCTTGGTCATCCCAGCTCCGCCACCATTGACATTCTTCGTCATAATGCGTCCATCAGCTGTAATAAAGTAGAGCAACTGCTATGTCATTCTTGTCAGCTTGGCAAACATGTGCGCCTCCCTTTTTCAGATTCCAATTCATATACTTCCATGCCTTTTGAACTTGTTCACTGTGATGTATGGACATCCCCGGTTGCCAGTGTATCCGGGTATCAATATTATCTCGTTTTACTTGATGATTTTACTCATTTCTGTTGGACCTTTCCCCTCACTCGCAAATCTAAAGTCTCCACACATATCGCAAATTTTTGCAATTATGTCCACACTCAATTCAGCCTTGCCATCAAAGCTGTCCAAGCCGACAACGGCACTGAGTTCGTAAACAATACCCTCAATACTCTCTTTGCTTCCCGTGGTATTCATTTATGCCTCTCGTGTCCATATACCTCCCCACAAAATGGCAAGGCTGAACGTCTTCTTCGCACATTGAACAACATCAGTCGCACGATGCTCCTCCATGCTCACATGCCTGCTCAGTACTGGGCTGAGGCGCTCGCCACAGCCACATACCTTCTGAACAGGCGTCCATGCTTCGTTGTTCGCCACGGCATTCCATATACTCTCCTACACAACAAACCTCCTGAGTACTCCCACTTATTTGTCTTTGGGTGTCTCTGTTATCCGAACTTGACCGCCACGGCTCGCCACAAACTCTCTCCTCGCTCCACAGCATGTGTTTTTCTCGGCTATCCCTCTTCCCACAAGGGGTACCGTTGCCTCGACATGGCCACTAAGCGCGTCATCATCTCTCGCTATGTGGTCTTCGATGAGACTTGTTTTCCCTTCGGGCTTTACCCCTCCAGGTCCTCGCCAAGCGACCTGGATTTTTTGCTTGCAGGTACTACAGTGCCGGTGCGTCCTGCacctttgccctctgttgctaGGCCGTCACATCCCAGTTTCATTGAGGAGCTGACCGACGACCCCGCAATCTTGTTCCACGGCCCTGTACTTCCTGCTGCTCCACCAGCAGCAACTCCACCACCTGCTGCTCCTCCAGCGGCTGTCCCGCGGGATATCCGGCTTGTCTACAGCCGGCGTCCCCGGGCGCATGACGGATCCTCTATAGCACCAGGATCGGCTCAGCCGCCTCCCCCTGTCCAACAGGCTACTTCTCCTGTACAGTCGGCTACTGCTCCTGTACAGCAGCCAACGGCGCCCGCAGCTCCTTCGGCACCTCCCGTACAGCAGGAACGACGCATCACGCGGACCCAGTCCGGGGCCATACCGGTTATGCGGTATGTGGGGCTCTCTGCGACAACCACTCCGTCCCCACTTCTCTCCAACTACCGTAGCGGTTTGGCTGATCCAAACTGGCGTGCGGCCATGGCTGAGGAGTACAAGGCGCTCATCGACAACGGAACATGGCGCCTCGTGCTCCGGCCACCCGGCGCCAACGTGGTCACAGGCAAGTGGATCTTCAAGCACAAGTACCACTCCGATGGTACCCTCGCCCGCCACAAGGCTCGCTGGGTGGTTCGTGGCTTCTCCCAGCGCCATGGCATCGACTACGACGAGACATTCAGCCCGGTGGTCAAACCAGCAACCATCCAGGTTGTCCTCAGCATTGCTGCCTCACGCGCCTGGCCTATTCATCAGCTAGACGTCAAGAACGCTTTTCTCCATGGACATCTGGAGGAGACCGTCTACTGCCAGCAACCCCCAGGCTTCGTCGATCCTGTTTTTCCTGATCATGTGTGTCTGTTGCAGCGCTCCCTCTACGGCCTGAAGCAGGCTCCCCGAGCCTGGTACCAGCGTTTTGCGACATACATTCGCCAGCTCGGCTTCGTCGCCTCGGCTTCCGACACCTCCCTCTTTGTCTACAAAGACGGGACCAGTATCGCCTACTTGCTTCTGTACGNNNNNNNNNNNNNNNNNNNNNNNNNNNNNNNNNNNNNNNNNNNNNNNNNNNNNNNNNNNNNNNNNNNNNNNNNNNNNNNNNNNNNNNNNNNNNNNNNNNNNNNNNNNNNNNNNNNNNNNNNNNNNNNNNNNNNNNNNNNNNNNNNNNNNNNNNNNNNNNNNNNNNNNNNNNNNNNNNNNNNNNNNNNNNNNNNNNNNNNNNNNNNNNNNNNNNNNNNNNNNNNNNNNNNNNNNNNNNNNNNNNNNNNNNNNNNNNNNNNNNNNNNNNNNNNNNNNNNNNNNNNNNNNNNNNNNNNNNNNNNNNNNNNNNNNNNNNNNNNNNNNNNNNNNNNNNNNNNNNNNNNNNNNNNNNNNNNNNNNNNNNNNNNNNNNNNNNNNNNNNNNNNNNNNNNNNNNNNNNNNNNNNNNNNNNNNNNNNNNNNNNNNNNNNNNNNNNNNNNNNNNNNNNNNNNNNNNNNNNNNNNNNNNNNNNNNNNNNNNNNNNNNNNNNNNNNNNNNNNNNNNNNNNNNNNNNNNNNNNNNNNNNNNNNNNNNNNNNNNNNNNNNNNNNNNNNNNNNNNNNNNNNNNNNNNNNNNNNNNNNNNNNNNNNNNNNNNNNNNNNNNNNNNNNNNNNNNNNNNNNNNNNNNNNNNNNNNNNNNNNNNNNNNNNNNNNNNNNNNNNNNNNNNNNNNNNNNNNNNNNNNNNNNNNNNNNNNNNNNNNNNNNNNNNNNNNNNNNNNNNNNNNNNNNNNNNNNNNNNNNNNNNNNNNNNNNNNNNNNNNNNNNNNNNNNNNNNNNNNNNNNNNNNNNNNNNNNNNNNNNNNNNNNNNNNNNNNNNNNNNNNNNNNNNNNNNNNNNNNNNNNNNNNNNNNNNNNNNNNNNNNNNNNNNNNNNNNNNNNNNNNNNNNNNNNNNNNNNNNNNNNNNNNNNNNNNNNNNNNNNNNNNNNNNNNNNNNNNNNNNNNNNNNNNNNNNNNNNNNNNNNNNNNNNNNNNNNNNNNNNNNNNNNNNNNNNNNNNNNNNNNNNNNNNNNNNNNNNNNNNNNNNNNNNNNNNNNNNNNNNNNNNNNNNNNNNNNNNNNNNNNNNNNNNNNNNNNNNNNNNNNNNNNNNNNNNNNNNNNNNNNNNNNNNNNNNNNNNNNNNNNNNNNNNNNNNNNNNNNNNNNNNNNNNNNNNNNNNNNNNNNNNNNNNNNNNNNNNNNNNNNNNNNNNNNNNNNNNNNNNNNNNNNNNNNNNNNNNNNNNNNNNNNNNNNNNNNNNNNNNNNNNNNNNNNNNNNNNNNNNNNNNNNNNNNNNNNNNNNNNNNNNNNNNNNNNNNNNNNNNNNNNNNNNNNNNNNNNNNNNNNNNNNNNNNNNNNNNNNNNNNNNNNNNNNNNNNNNNNNNNNNNNNNNNNNNNNNNNNNNNNNNNNNNNNNNNNNNNNNNNNNNNNNNNNNNNNNNNNNNNNNNNNNNNNNNNNNNNNNNNNNNNNNNNNNNNNNNNNNNNNNNNNNNNNNNNNNNNNNNNNNNNNNNNNNNNNNNNNNNNNNNNNNNNNNNNNNNNNNNNNNNNNNNNNNNNNNNNNNNNNNNNNNNNNNNNNNNNNNNNNNNNNNNNNNNNNNNNNNNNNNNNNNNNNNNNNNNNNNNNNNNNNNNNNNNNNNNNNNNNNNNNNNNNNNNNNNNNNNNNNNNNNNNNNNNNNNNNNNNNNNNNNNNNNNNNNNNNNNNNNNNNNNNNNNNNNNNNNNNNNNNNNNNNNNNNNNNNNNNNNNNNNNNNNNNNNNNNNNNNNNNNNNNNNNNNNNNNNNNNNNNNNNNNNNNNNNNNNNNNNNNNNNNNNNNNNNNNNNNNNNNNNNNNNNNNNNNNNNNNNNNNNNNNNNNNNNNNNNNNNNNNNNNNNNNNNNNNNNNNNNNNNNNNNNNNNNNNNNNNNNNNNNNNNNNNNNNNNNNNNNNNNNNNNNNNNNNNNNNNNNNNNNNNNNNNNNNNNNNNNNNNNNNNNNNNNNNNNNNNNNNNNNNNNNNNNNNNNNNNNNNNNNNNNNNNNNNNNNNNNNNNNNNNNNNNNNNNNNNNNNNNNNNNNNNNNNNNNNNNNNNNNNNNNNNNNNNNNNNNNNNNNNNNNNNNNNNNNNNNNNNNNNNNNNNNNNNNNNNNNNNNNNNNNNNNNNNNNNNNNNNNNNNNNNNNNNNNNNNNNNNNNNNNNNNNNNNNNNNNNNNNNNNNNNNNNNNNNNNNNNNNNNNNNNNNNNNNNNNNNNNNNNNNNNNNNNNNNNNNNNNNNNNNNNNNNNNNNNNNNNNNNNNNNNNNNNNNNNNNNNNNNNNNNNNNNNNNNNNNNNNNNNNNNNNNNNNNNNNNNNNNNNNNNNNNNNNNNNNNNNNNNNNNNNNNNNNNNNNNNNNNNNNNNNNNNNNNNNNNNNNNNNNNNNNNNNNNNNNNNNNNNNNNNNNNNNNNNNNNNNNNNNNNNNNNNNNNNNNNNNNNNNNNNNNNNNNNNNNNNNNNNNNNNNNNNNNNNNNNNNNNNNNNNNNNNNNNNNNNNNNNNNNNNNNNNNNNNNNNNNNNNNNNNNNNNNNNNNNNNNNNNNNNNNNNNNNNNNNNNNNNNNNNNNNNNNNNNNNNNNNNNNNNNNNNNNNNNNNNNNNNNNNNNNNNNNNNNNNNNNNNNNNNNNNNNNNNNNNNNNNNNNNNNNNNNNNNNNNNNNNNNNNNNNNNNNNNNNNNNNNNNNNNNNNNNNNNNNNNNNNNNNNNNNNNNNNNNNNNNNNNNNNNNNNNNNNNNNNNNNNNNNNNNNNNNNNNNNNNNNNNNNNNNNNNNNNNNNNNNNNNNNNNNNNNNNNNNNNNNNNNNNNNNNNNNNNNNNNNNNNNNNNNNNNNNNNNNNNNNNNNNNNNNNNNNNNNNNNNNNNNNNNNNNNNNNNNNNNNNNNNNNNNNNNNNNNNNNNNNNNNNNNNNNNNNNNNNNNNNNNNNNNNNNNNNNNNNNNNNNNNNNNNNNNNNNNNNNNNNNNNNNNNNNNNNNNNNNNNNNNNNNNNNNNNNNNNNNNNNNNNNNNNNNNNNNNNNNNNNNNNNNNNNNNNNNNNNNNNNNNNNNNNNNNNNNNNNNNNNNNNNNNNNNNNNNNNNNNNNNNNNNNNNNNNNNNNNNNNNNNNNNNNNNNNNNNNNNNNNNNNNNNNNNNNNNNNNNNNNNNNNNNNNNNNNNNNNNNNNNNNNNNNNNNNNNNNNNNNNNNNNNNNNNNNNNNNNNNNNNNNNNNNNNNNNNNNNNNNNNNNNNNNNNNNNNNNNNNNNNNNNNNNNNNNNNNNNNNNNNNNNNNNNNNNNNNNNNNNNNNNNNNNNNNNNNNNNNNNNNNNNNNNNNNNNNNNNNNNNNNNNNNNNNNNNNNNNNNNNNNNNNNNNNNNNNNNNNNNNNNNNNNNNNNNNNNNNNNNNNNNNNNNNNNNNNNNNNNNNNNNNNNNNNNNNNNNNNNNNNNNNNNNNNNNNNNNNNNNNNNNNNNNNNNNNNNNNNNNNNNNNNNNNNNNNNNNNNNNNNNNNNNNNNNNNNNNNNNNNNNNNNNNNNNNNNNNNNNNNNNNNNNNNNNNNNNNNNNNNNNNNNNNNNNNNNNNNNNNNNNNNNNNNNNNNNNNNNNNNNNNNNNNNNNNNNNNNNNNNNNNNNNNNNNNNNNNNNNNNNNNNNNNNNNNNNNNNNNNNNNNNNNNNNNNNNNNNNNNNNNNNNNNNNNNNNNNNNNNNNNNNNNNNNNNNNNNNNNNNNNNNNNNNNNNNNNNNNNNNNNNNNNNNNNNNNNNNNNNNNNNNNNNNNNNNNNNNNNNNNNNNNNNNNNNNNNNNNNNNNNNNNNNNNNNNNNNNNNNNNNNNNNNNNNNNNNNNNNNNNNNNNNNNNNNNNNNNNNNNNNNNNNNNNNNNNNNNNNNNNNNNNNNNNNNNNNNNNNNNNNNNNNNNNNNNNNNNNNNNNNNNNNNNNNNNNNNNNNNNNNNNNNNNNNNNNNNNNNNNNNNNNNNNNNNNNNNNNNNNNNNNNNNNNNNNNNNNNNNNNNNNNNNNNNNNNNNNNNNNNNNNNNNNNNNNNNNNNNNNNNNNNNNNNNNNNNNNNNNNNNNNNNNNNNNNNNNNNNNNNNNNNNNNNNNNNNNNNNNNNNNNNNNNNNNNNNNNNNNNNNNNNNNNNNNNNNNNNNNNNNNNNNNNNNNNNNNNNNNNNNNNNNNNNNNNNNNNNNNNNNNNNNNNNNNNNNNNNNNNNNNNNNNNNNNNNNNNNNNNNNNNNNNNNNNNNNNNNNNNNNNNNNNNNNNNNNNNNNNNNNNNNNNNNNNNNNNNNNNNNNNNNNNNNNNNNNNNNNNNNNNNNNNNNNNNNNNNNNNNNNNNNNNNNNNNNNNNNNNNNNNNNNNNNNNNNNNNNNNNNNNNNNNNNNNNNNNNNNNNNNNNNNNNNNNNNNNNNNNNNNNNNNNNNNNNNNNNNNNNNNNNNNNNNNNNNNNNNNNNNNNNNNNNNNNNNNNNNNNNNNNNNNNNNNNNNNNNNNNNNNNNNNNNNNNNNNNNNNNNNNNNNNNNNNNNNNNNNNNNNNNNNNNNNNNNNNNNNNNNNNNNNNNNNNNNNNNNNNNNNNNNNNNNNNNNNNNNNNNNNNNNNNNNNNNNNNNNNNNNNNNNNNNNNNNNNNNNNNNNNNNNNNNNNNNNNNNNNNNNNNNNNNNNNNNNNNNNNNNNNNNNNNNNNNNNNNNNNNNNNNNNNNNNNNNNNNNNNNNNNNNNNNNNNNNNNNNNNNNNNNNNNNNNNNNNNNNNNNNNNNNNNNNNNNNNNNNNNNNNNNNNNNNNNNNNNNNNNNNNNNNNNNNNNNNNNNNNNNNNNNNNNNNNNNNNNNNNNNNNNNNNNNNNNNNNNNNNNNNNNNNNNNNNNNNNNNNNNNNNNNNNNNNNNNNNNNNNNNNNNNNNNNNNNNNNNNNNNNNNNNNNNNNNNNNNNNNNNNNNNNNNNNNNNNNNNNNNNNNNNNNNNNNNNNNNNNNNNNNNNNNNNNNNNNNNNNNNNNNNNNNNNNNNNNNNNNNNNNNNNNNNNNNNNNNNNNNNNNNNNNNNNNNNNNNNNNNNNNNNNNNNNNNNNNNNNNNNNNNNNNNNNNNNNNNNNNNNNNNNNNNNNNNNNNNNNNNNNNNNNNNNNNNNNNNNNNNNNNNNNNNNNNNNNNNNNNNNNNNNNNNNNNNNNNNNNNNNNNNNNNNNNNNNNNNNNNNNNNNNNNNNNNNNNNNNNNNNNNNNNNNNNNNNNNNNNNNNNNNNNNNNNNNNNNNNNNNNNNNNNNNNNNNNNNNNNNNNNNNNNNNNNNNNNNNNNNNNNNNNNNNNNNNNNNNNNNNNNNNNNNNNNNNNNNNNNNNNNNNNNNNNNNNNNNNNNNNNNNNNNNNNNNNNNNNNNNNNNNNNNNNNNNNNNNNNNNNNNNNNNNNNNNNNNNNNNNNNNNNNNNNNNNNNNNNNNNNNNNNNNNNNNNNNNNNNNNNNNNNNNNNNNNNNNNNNNNNNNNNNNNNNNNNNNNNNNNNNNNNNNNNNNNNNNNNNNNNNNNNNNNNNNNNNNNNNNNNNNNNNNNNNNNNNNNNNNNNNNNNNNNNNNNNNNNNNNNNNNNNNNNNNNNNNNNNNNNNNNNNNNNNNNNNNNNNNNNNNNNNNNNNNNNNNNNNNNNNNNNNNNNNNNNNNNNNNNNNNNNNNNNNNNNNNNNNNNNNNNNNNNNNNNNNNNNNNNNNNNNNNNNNNNNNNNNNNNNNNNNNNNNNNNNNNNNNNNNNNNNNNNNNNNNNNNNNNNNNNNNNNNNNNNNNNNNNNNNNNNNNNNNNNNNNNNNNNNNNNNNNNNNNNNNNNNNNNNNNNNNNNNNNNNNNNNNNNNNNNNNNNNNNNNNNNNNNNNNNNNNNNNNNNNNNNNNNNNNNNNNNNNNNNNNNNNNNNNNNNNNNNNNNNNNNNNNNNNNNNNNNNNNNNNNNNNNNNNNNNNNNNNNNNNNNNNNNNNNNNNNNNNNNNNNNNNNNNNNNNNNNNNNNNNNNNNNNNNNNNNNNNNNNNNNNNNNNNNNNNNNNNNNNNNNNNNNNNNNNNNNNNNNNNNNNNNNNNNNNNNNNNNNNNNNNNNNNNNNNNNNNNNNNNNNNNNNNNNNNNNNNNNNNNNNNNNNNNNNNNNNNNNNNNNNNNNNNNNNNNNNNNNNNNNNNNNNNNNNNNNNNNNNNNNNNNNNNNNNNNNNNNNNNNNNNNNNNNNNNNNNNNNNNNNNNNNNNNNNNNNNNNNNNNNNNNNNNNNNNNNNNNNNNNNNNNNNNNNNNNNNNNNNNNNNNNNNNNNNNNNNNNNNNNNNNNNNNNNNNNNNNNNNNNNNNNNNNNNNNNNNNNNNNNNNNNNNNNNNNNNNNNNNNNNNNNNNNNNNNNNNNNNNNNNNNNNNNNNNNNNNNNNNNNNNNNNNNNNNNNNNNNNNNNNNNNNNNNNNNNNNNNNNNNNNNNNNNNNNNNNNNNNNNNNNNNNNNNNNNNNNNNNNNNNNNNNNNNNNNNNNNNNNNNNNNNNNNNNNNNNNNNNNNNNNNNNNNNNNNNNNNNNNNNNNNNNNNNNNNNNNNNNNNNNNNNNNNNNNNNNNNNNNNNNNNNNNNNNNNNNNNNNNNNNNNNNNNNNNNNNNNNNNNNNNNNNNNNNNNNNNNNNNNNNNNNNNNNNNNNNNNNNNNNNNNNNNNNNNNNNNNNNNNNNNNNNNNNNNNNNNNNNNNNNNNNNNNNNNNNNNNNNNNNNNNNNNNNNNNNNNNNNN
The nucleotide sequence above comes from Miscanthus floridulus cultivar M001 chromosome 18, ASM1932011v1, whole genome shotgun sequence. Encoded proteins:
- the LOC136523701 gene encoding uncharacterized protein, giving the protein MASSSSATSADTLPATGTPTMAAMSTGAAALIVAHNYATFNVKSHIPFTLDLQSNYSKWAFFFKSPCGKFGLRSHIDGFAPPRPDDPQWVAAECCVRGWISGSVDDSVLDLAMDGADPTDRDLWVAIEGIFRANREPRAIFLNEFHSMVQGDSTISAYCQRPKIKAAALRDVGHPVQDSQLVLALLRSLNPRFSNTADDIANSAVLPTFARAHDMLALKELRLANDEKTVASTALLTTASSGCTSLGGCRALTATANFGGPHNPHVTGYGSTKGGGGGNSSGSKGKGRCWNSGSTQQHGGVGQTGQYEPMGPWLCYNPWAPQGPPSAQQAG